In a single window of the Aquarana catesbeiana isolate 2022-GZ linkage group LG13, ASM4218655v1, whole genome shotgun sequence genome:
- the DTD2 gene encoding D-aminoacyl-tRNA deacylase 2: MATIDREVTARVVLQQCLHAKLQVKPPDKDSEAEWAEIQRGMVIYLCFFKGSSKDVIPKIVNSVLNVRLSETDTGKRVSVIELPGDILIVPQATLGGKSKGRCMQYHSNADKELGMELYAQFISQCQQELESHPRWVEAGAVMCHGTYGNRQVLQLDTNGPYTHLLEF; this comes from the exons ATGGCAACGATCGACAGGGAGGTAACTGCTCGTGTTGTCCTCCAACAGTGTTTACATGCTAAGCTGCAGGTTAAACCTCCAGATAAAGACTCTGAAGCAGAATGGGCAGAG ATTCAAAGGGGTATGGTAATCTACCTATGCTTTTTTAAAGGATCAAGCAAAGATGTCATTCCAAAAATAG TGAACTCGGTGCTGAATGTAAGATTGAGTGAAACGGATACTGGGAAGCGTGTATCAGTCATTGAACTTCCAGGAGACATTCTGATTGTCCCACAGGCAACTCTTGGAGGAAAGTCAAAGGGCCGTTGCATGCAGTACCATTCAAATGCAGACAAGGAGCTTGGTATGGAATTATACGCACAGTTCATTTCTCAGTGTCAGCAAGAATTGGAATCTCACCCTAGGTGGGTGGAAGCTGGTGCCGTGATGTGTCACGGAACATACGGAAACAGACAAGTTTTGCAGCTCGACACTAATGGACCTTACACACACTTACTGGAATTCTGA